A window of Castanea sativa cultivar Marrone di Chiusa Pesio chromosome 1, ASM4071231v1 contains these coding sequences:
- the LOC142618696 gene encoding protein SPA1-RELATED 2, with protein sequence MDQGLGDEVTPLGAEEGVRFQRKESKYSLKPESRDMLGPQDMFIPVEGDYSQDPAEEFAAQEGKILYRSMDNVNGSEQPQASSGVLDDASVMVEELRVTNYNGSNLAIVGTSNYRERMQGKQSQWQHLYQLAGGLGGGSSRGDTMYRDNSQTLSSFWEDMDCKPLAELSAQKPCADEHNDMMEQLTSAEIKGASGNNHGGIRTKILSKSGFSEFFVKQTLKGKGIICKGPPHDGFPTESKDQNNLKVASSTVAASDKSPSLAPKTAMPSTDVIAALPSPDGISGPRTGGSDHGGVSLRQWLKVGCQKASKFERLYIFRQIVNVVDYYHSQGTALKDLRPSCFRLLPSNKVKFVGSPVCREMLESAMDQNTLQSDSFLVRKRPMKQIMLPPAALYAKKQKFSENKNFIRQWHQYPSIPGYKCETAYDSNANITCPRDSCTEYNEDKPTTQSETQSKSSSSSPFTSSIAQLQLASLGDQLEEKWYTSPEEPSEGGCAISSNIYCLGVVLFELLGRFDSEKMHAAAMSDLRYRILPPEFLSENTKEAGFCLWLLHPKPSSRPTTREILQSEMTNGAEEVSAEELSSSMDQDDAESDLLLHFLVLLDEHKQKDASKLVEEIRCLESDIEEVERRHNIKNPLSHVCLHNDSLNRKENKFLHKEPSSLEVLSQSSPVSNTNDLGLTRNIGHLESVYFSMRSKVQLSESDATTPADKDLLRKRENWYLAQKDEEKQISIDPLGDFFDGLCKYARYSKFEVRGILRNGDFNSSANVICSLSFDRDEDYFAAAGVSKKIKIFEFNALFDESVDIHYPVIEISNKSRLSCVCWNNYIRNYLASTDYDGVVKLWDASTGQVFSQFTEHSKRAWSVDFSQACPTKLASGSDDYSVKLWSITERNCLDTIRTIANVCCVQFSPHSSHLLAFGSSDYRTYCYDLRNTRTPWCVLAGHDKAVSYVKFLDSETLVSASTDNTLKLWDLKKSSPSGPSTHACNILTLSGHTNEKNFVGLSTANGYIACGSETNEVYAYHRSLYMPITSHKFGSIDPISAKETDDDNGQFVSSVCWRGKSDMVVAASSSGCIKVLQLV encoded by the exons ATGGACCAAGGATTGGGTGACGAAGTGACTCCTTTAGGTGCGGAAGAGGGTGTTCGCTTCCAACGCAAGGAGAGCAAGTATTCTCTGAAACCTGAAAGCCGTGACATGTTGGGACCCCAGGATATGTTTATTCCTGTAGAGGGTGACTATTCCCAGGACCCAGCTGAGGAATTTGCAGCTCAAGAGGGTAAGATTCTATATAGGAGCATGGACAATGTGAATGGATCTGAACAACCCCAAGCTAGTTCTGGTGTTTTGGATGATGCCAGTGTCATGGTTGAAGAGTTGAGAGTGACCAATTACAATGGCTCGAACTTAGCTATTGTTGGCACATCAAACTATCGAGAAAGAATGCAGGGTAAGCAGAGCCAGTGGCAGCATCTTTATCAGCTTGCGGGTGGATTGGGAGGTGGGAGTTCACGTGGTGACACTATGTACAGGGATAATAGTCAGACACTGTCGAGTTTCTGGGAGGATATGGATTGCAAGCCACTCGCAGAGTTATCTGCTCAAAAACCTTGTGCTGATGAGCATAATGATATGATGGAACAGTTGACAAGTGCTGAAATAAAAGGGGCTTCGGGGAATAATCATGGGGGCATTCGGACAAAGATTTTATCTAAATCAGGGTTCTCTGAGTTTTTTGTTAAACAGACGTTGAAGGGTAAAGGGATCATATGTAAAGGCCCACCTCATGATGGCTTTCCTACTGAGTCCAAAGACCAGAATAATTTGAAGGTTGCCAGTAGTACTGTGGCAGCTTCTGATAAATCACCATCTCTGGCTCCCAAAACTGCGATGCCTTCTACTGATGTTATTGCTGCATTGCCTTCTCCTGATGGTATTTCTGGGCCCAGAACTGGTGGTTCTGATCATGGCGGAGTTAGTTTGAGACAATGGCTGAAAGTTGGATGCCAAAAAGCAAGTAAATTTGAGCGTTTGTATATATTTAGACAGATTGTGAATGTGGTCGATTATTATCACTCTCAAGGAACTGCCTTGAAGGACTTACGGCCCTCTTGTTTTAGGTTGTTGCCATCAAATAAGGTTAAGTTTGTTGGTTCACCTGTCTGTAGAGAAATGTTAGAGAGTGCTATGGATCAAAATACTCTTCAGTCAGATAGTTTCCTTGTAAGAAAAAGGCCTATGAAGCAGATAATGCTCCCGCCTGCTGCTTTATAtgcaaagaaacaaaagttCAGTGAGAATAAAAACTTTATTAGGCAGTGGCATCAATACCCTTCAATACCTGGCTACAAATGTGAAACTGCATATGATAGCAATGCCAATATCACTTGTCCTCGGGATTCTTGTACTGAATATAATGAAGATAAGCCAACTACACAGTCTGAAACTCAGAGCAAGTCTAGCAGTAGCAGCCCTTTTACGTCTAGTATAGCTCAGCTGCAGTTGGCTTCTCTTGGTGACCAGTTGGAAGAGAAATGGTATACAAGTCCGGAGGAGCCCAGTGAGGGTGGCTGCGCAATCTCTTCAAATATCTACTGTCTGGGTGTTGTTCTTTTTGAG TTACTTGGTCGTTTTGACTCAGAAAAAATGCATGCTGCAGCCATGTCAGATCTGCGTTATAGAATTCTTCCCCCAGAGTTTTTGTCAGAAAATACCAAGGAAGCTGGATTCTGTCTTTGGCTACTTCATCCTAAACCTTCTTCCCGACCAACTACCAG GGAAATTCTACAATCTGAAATGACTAATGGAGCAGAGGAGGTGTCTGCAGAAGAATTATCATCATCCATGGATCAAGATGATGCTGAATCGGATTTACTATTGCATTTCCTGGTTTTGTTGGACGAGCACAAGCAGAAGGATGCTTCCAAGTTAGTAGAAGAAATTAGGTGCTTAGAATCAGACATCGAAGAGGTTGAGAGGAGGCACAATATAAAAAACCCATTGTCTCATGTGTGCTTGCACAATGACTCTCTCAATAGAAAGGAGAATAAGTTCCTTCACAAAGAACCATCAAGTTTGGAGGTGCTTTCTCAATCATCCCCTGTATCCAATACAAATGACTTGGGGTTGACAAGGAATATCGGTCATCTTGAGAGTGTTTATTTCTCCATGAGATCCAAAGTTCAGCTCTCTGAAAGTGATGCCACAACACCTGCAGATAAGGATTTATTGAGAAAGCGTGAGAACTGGTATTTGGCCCAAAAGGATGAAGAAAAACAGATTTCTATTGATCCTTTAGGAGACTTCTTTGATGGTTTGTGCAAGTATGCTCGTTATAGTAAGTTTGAAGTGCGTGGGATACTAAGAAACGGGGATTTCAATAGTTCTGCAAATGTAATTTGCTCTCTCAGTTTTGACCGGGATGAAGACTACTTTGCTGCTGCTGGAGTGtccaagaaaataaagatatttgaatttaatgCACTCTTTGATGAGTCTGTTGACATTCATTATCCAGTAATTGAGATATCAAATAAATCAAGGCTCAGTTGCGTTTGCTGGAACAACTATATCAGGAACTATTTGGCTTCAACTGATTATGATGGCGTAGTGAAG TTATGGGATGCAAGTACTGGTCAAGTGTTTTCTCAATTCACGGAGCATTCAAAGAGGGCTTGGTCTGTTGACTTTTCTCAAGCATGTCCAACAAAGTTGGCTAGTGGAAGTGATGATTACTCGGTGAAACTGTGGAGCATTACTGAG AGGAACTGCTTAGATACGATCAGGACCATTGCAAATGTCTGCTGTGTTCAGTTTTCTCCTCATTCCTCACATTTGCTGGCCTTTGGGTCTTCCGAttatagaacttattgctaTGATCTTCGGAATACTAGAACCCCCTGGTGTGTATTGGCTGGCCATGACAAAGCTGTGAGCTATGTGAAATTCTTGGACTCTGAAACACTTGTTTCTGCATCCACCGACAATACATTAAAGCTTTGGGATCTCAAAAAAAGCAGTCCTAGTGGTCCGTCCACTCATGCTTGCAACATCTTAACCCTTAGTGGGCATACTAACGAGAAG AATTTTGTGGGTTTATCCACTGCTAATGGTTACATAGCATGTGGTTCAGAAACAAATGAG GTTTATGCTTATCATAGATCTCTATATATGCCTATTACTTCCCATAAGTTTGGCTCCATTGATCCTATCTCTGCAAAAGAGACTGATGATGATAATGGGCAGTTTGTTTCAAGTGTTTGCTGGAGAGGGAAATCAGACATGGTGGTTGCTGCCAGTTCAAGTGGGTGTATAAAAGTGTTGCAGTTGGTTTAA
- the LOC142641777 gene encoding uncharacterized protein LOC142641777 — protein MPGMEQFRHIGEVLGSMKALMVLQDDIQFNQCQCCLLFDIFCLAFDTIAEEIRHNLKFEEKNKKWKALEHPLGELYRVFKEGELYIKYCLDIKDWWGKAISIHQNKDCVEYHIHNLFCLFPAVIEAIENAGEIAGLNEDDMKKRKVVLTRKYNKEWNDPKLFHWRFGKQYLISREICNRLQSAWRQDKWRLIETLEDKRILLSDALTKNEHRLADLLIKKLHGSEQFKGKLFPSSILLGAKDYQVRRRLEGGGQYKEIHWLGESFLLRHFYGEVESLNSEISTLLSLSHPNILQNLCGFYDDEKKECLLVMELINKDLISFMKENCSARRRILLAFPVAVEIMLQIARGMEYLHSQKIYHGDLNPANILVKVRNSTEGYLQVKVSGYGLSSVKNTTRNSTNQNTDQVTTDTCIWYAPEVLAEQEQPGSAFTCKYSEKADVYSFGMLCFELLTGKVPFEDGHLQGEKMSRNIRTGERPLFPFPSPKFLVNLTKKCWQNDPIQRPSFSSICRILRSIKKFLAMNPDNGQPQLLSPSVDFCEIEALFLKKFSAEEGGDPAPVSRIPFQMFAYKLAEKDKTSMSIKDDRSQDPTNDATSTGRDDGVSVADDQLVPASDTASFSFDLISVSSETPVKKISQRNKSAELKMRKGPGTTKAQTPRQSPAQSPLRTFSHNLKSTKGSMSPLAMSPIHPRIRGRPVPNS, from the exons ATGCCTGGAATGGAACAATTCCGGCATATTGGAGAGGTGCTTGGAAGTATGAAGGCCCTCATGGTGTTGCAAGACGATATTCAATTCAATCAATGTCAGTGCTGTTTGctgtttgatattttttgcTTGGCATTCGACACAATTGCAGAGGAGATACGACACAACCTGaagtttgaagagaaaaacaagaaatggAAAGCTCTTGAGCATCCTTTGGGAGAGCTCTACAGGGTTTTTAAAGAAGGTGAGCTTTACATTAAGTATTGCTTGGATATCAAGGATTGGTGGGGAAAAGCAATCAGTATCCATCAGAACAAAGATTGTGTTGAATATCACATACACAACTTGTTCTGCTTATTCCCTGCTGTAATTGAGGCCATAGAGAATGCTGGAGAGATAGCAGGACTCAATGAGGATGACATGAAAAAGAGGAAAGTCGTGCTCACGAGGAAGTACAATAAGGAGTGGAATGACCCAAAACTTTTCCATTGGAGATTTGGGAAGCAGTACTTGATCTCTCGAGAAATATGTAACCGGTTGCAGAGTGCTTGGAGGCAAGATAAATGGAGGCTTATTGAAACACTAGAGGATAAGAGAATTTTGCTCTCTGATGCTTTGACAAAAAATGAGCACCGGCTTGCAGACTTGCTAATCAAGAAACTACATGGGTCAGAGCAATTTAAGGGGAAACTTTTTCCAAGTTCAATTTTATTAGGAGCAAAGGATTACCAAGTGAGGCGCAGGTTAGAAGGGGGAGGCCAGTATAAGGAAATTCATTGGTTGGGGGAAAGTTTTCTTTTGAGGCACTTCTATGGGGAGGTTGAGTCTTTGAATTCTGAGATTTCTACCCTCCTATCACTTTCCCACCCCAATATATTGCAAAACCTTTGCGGCTTTTATGACGACGAGAAGAAAGAGTGCTTGCTTGTTATGGAGTTGATAAACAAGGATCTCATCTCCTTCATGAAGGAGAATTGTAGTGCAAGGAGGCGGATTCTGCTTGCTTTCCCGGTTGCTGTTGAAATCATGCTTCAGATTGCAAGAGGCATGGAATATCTCCACTCTCAAAAGATCTATCATGGAGATCTGAACCCTGCTAATATCCTTGTCAAAGTGAGGAATTCCACAGAAGGCTATTTACAAGTGAAGGTCTCAGGTTATGGCTTATCATCGGTAAAAAATACTACTCGAAACTCAACAAACCAAAATACAGACCAAGTTACAACAGACACTTGTATTTGGTATGCACCCGAAGTTCTGGCTGAGCAAGAACAGCCTGGAAGTGCTTTTACTTGTAAGTACTCAGAGAAAGCAGATGTCTATAGCTTTGGTATGCTTTGCTTTGAGCTCTTGACAGGGAAAGTTCCTTTTGAAGATGGCCATCTACAAGGAGAGAAAATGAGTCGAAATATAAGGACCGGGGAAAGGCCTCTCTTCCCATTCCCTTCACCTAAATTCCTTGTGAACCTAACCAAAAAATGCTGGCAAAATGACCCAATTCAGCGCCCAAGTTTCTCATCCATCTGTAGGATTTTACGTTCCATCAAGAAATTCCTTGCAATGAACCCCGACAATGGTCAACCTCAACTGCTCTCACCTTCTGTAGACTTTTGTGAAATAGAGgctttgtttttaaagaaattttctgcAGAAGAGGGTGGTGATCCAGCTCCAGTATCACGAATTCCATTTCAAATGTTTGCTTATAAACTTGCTGAGAAGGATAAGACTTCTATGAGCATTAAAGATGATAGGAGTCAGGATCCAACAAATGATGCGACCTCGACTGGCAGAGATGATGGTGTGTCTGTAGCGGATGATCAACTGGTACCAGCTAGTGATACAGCTTCATTTAGTTTTGATTTAATATCAGTTTCTTCTGAGACCCCAGtaaagaaaatttcacaaagaAATAAATCTGCAGAACTTAAGATGAGAAAAGGCCCAG GAACAACAAAAGCACAAACACCAAGACAGTCACCAGCACAATCACCATTGAGAACATTTAGCCACAATTTGAAGTCAACCAAGGGGAGTATGTCGCCATTGGCTATGAGCCCTATACACCCAAGAATAAGAGGCAGGCCTGTCCCTAATTCTTAG